One Cohnella candidum genomic region harbors:
- a CDS encoding MFS transporter: MKRFRFLLSGQALSTLGDILYILALVTTLYRQSGSAAVAALFPLLRVIGMTAGSLAAPLVLGRFRLGSLLAVCLLIQAGGLAALAAYLDAAGAGARTEWLTGTVFVLSVLEGVAGPVRSSLLPRLVEKDRLLKANGTMGAVVEACSLAGWAFGAVVVSGLGAGPSLWTSAGLLLLAGGFAVATGNPVASGADEAESGDAGASKSFLAGWRTLLRIPALRLVVWMDAWEGLFASAFAGALLLVFAQERLHAGEVWWGWMNGAFCAGLILANAFFGRLSARRPSGGMSGLLLGGGAGMALAVWVFSFSRHPGFALGIMLLIGVAESAKGLASRTLLQLASPAREMPSVFAAQSAVISGLYGISLLLTGWLADRYGIRLIYVCAAAGYFIAFLGAFRYRKTVREVTLKDVEMQA; encoded by the coding sequence ATGAAACGGTTTCGCTTCTTATTGTCCGGTCAAGCTTTGTCGACTTTGGGCGATATTCTGTACATTTTGGCGCTGGTCACCACTTTGTACCGGCAGTCGGGATCGGCCGCGGTCGCGGCTTTGTTCCCGCTGCTCCGGGTGATCGGCATGACGGCCGGAAGCCTGGCCGCTCCGCTCGTGCTGGGCAGGTTCCGTCTCGGTTCGCTGCTCGCCGTTTGCTTGTTGATCCAGGCCGGGGGACTGGCCGCTCTCGCCGCGTATTTGGACGCTGCAGGGGCGGGTGCCCGAACGGAGTGGCTGACGGGCACCGTCTTCGTTTTGTCGGTGCTGGAAGGCGTCGCGGGACCGGTCCGCTCCTCGCTTCTTCCGCGTCTCGTGGAAAAGGACCGTTTGCTGAAGGCGAACGGAACGATGGGAGCCGTCGTCGAAGCCTGTTCCCTGGCGGGCTGGGCGTTCGGAGCCGTCGTCGTATCCGGTTTGGGGGCCGGTCCCTCCTTGTGGACGTCTGCCGGCTTGCTGTTGCTGGCCGGAGGCTTCGCCGTCGCGACGGGCAATCCTGTCGCCTCCGGGGCCGACGAGGCGGAGAGCGGAGACGCAGGCGCGAGTAAGTCGTTTCTCGCGGGCTGGCGAACGCTGCTCCGCATTCCGGCGCTCCGTCTCGTGGTGTGGATGGACGCGTGGGAAGGGCTGTTCGCCTCCGCTTTCGCCGGCGCGCTGTTGCTCGTCTTCGCGCAGGAAAGGCTGCATGCGGGAGAAGTTTGGTGGGGTTGGATGAACGGTGCGTTCTGCGCCGGACTGATCTTGGCCAACGCCTTTTTCGGGCGGCTTTCCGCGAGGCGGCCGTCGGGCGGCATGTCCGGCCTGCTTCTCGGGGGCGGCGCAGGCATGGCACTGGCGGTTTGGGTGTTTTCGTTCAGCCGCCATCCGGGCTTCGCGCTGGGGATCATGCTTCTCATCGGCGTGGCGGAGTCCGCCAAAGGATTGGCCAGCCGCACGCTGCTCCAACTGGCGTCCCCCGCGCGGGAGATGCCGTCCGTATTCGCCGCGCAATCCGCCGTCATCTCGGGGCTCTACGGCATTTCCTTGCTGCTCACGGGATGGCTGGCGGACCGATACGGCATCCGGCTCATCTATGTCTGTGCTGCTGCCGGCTATTTCATCGCATTCCTGGGGGCGTTCCGTTATCGGAAAACCGTCCGGGAAGTCACGCTAAAGGATGTGGAAATGCAAGCATGA
- a CDS encoding LysE family translocator: protein MDGGIWAAFLGASVLLTLMPGPDILFVIAQSVSGSPRDGSAVALGLCTGLLAHISAAALGVSAVVYRSSAAIEAVEFLGAAYLLYLAWQAWRSSSIPAAEAGHGEVEAAPAETGGSRPTFGRLYRRGILMNVMNPKVSLFFIAFLPQFVTPGGGPVAVQLAVLGVTFLLQALAIFHVVALAAGKLGRQWIRGTAARRRTARMEAAVYVLLAAYMLLMHVGG from the coding sequence ATGGATGGGGGAATATGGGCCGCGTTCTTGGGCGCTTCCGTGCTGCTGACGCTGATGCCGGGACCGGATATCCTGTTCGTCATCGCGCAAAGCGTAAGCGGGAGCCCAAGAGACGGGTCCGCCGTTGCACTCGGGCTCTGCACGGGACTGCTCGCGCATATCAGCGCGGCAGCGTTAGGCGTGTCGGCTGTAGTTTACCGCTCGTCTGCGGCGATTGAAGCCGTGGAATTCCTCGGTGCCGCCTATTTGTTATACTTGGCTTGGCAAGCGTGGCGTTCGTCTTCGATCCCGGCGGCGGAAGCCGGACATGGAGAGGTCGAAGCGGCTCCTGCCGAGACGGGCGGCTCCCGGCCGACGTTCGGCCGGTTGTACCGGCGCGGGATTCTCATGAACGTGATGAACCCGAAGGTGTCGCTCTTCTTCATCGCGTTTCTCCCGCAGTTCGTCACGCCGGGAGGCGGACCGGTAGCCGTGCAGTTGGCGGTACTGGGCGTTACGTTTCTGCTGCAAGCGCTGGCGATTTTCCACGTCGTCGCGTTGGCGGCGGGAAAGCTCGGGCGCCAGTGGATTCGCGGAACCGCCGCCCGCCGGAGGACGGCGCGCATGGAGGCTGCGGTGTACGTTTTGCTTGCGGCATATATGCTGCTGATGCATGTCGGAGGTTAA
- a CDS encoding alpha/beta hydrolase, with protein MDVIIAGAGAAGCLVGAGAAALYGLTAKAQQPRLLPNTSKPTVPYETVEWTSGGQTVRGWMLPQTGQGKKPAVLVAHGWGSNRSRVLRYALPLHEAGYSVLMYDARGHGESDPYSAPSGLMFKEDLLAALEWLRTRPDIDPDRIGVIGHSLGGFGAVLALDDGAPITTLVTDSMPVRFSTMIGSELRRRKLPSFPLAHIIPYLMVKRSRIPRSVLKRADPARILAENVHGRKVPVLLIHSRRDAYVSSAELEHVLSRTPGLPHLFVDSEGHSVSERDPAFWPAVQSFFAAHLRPDKENGPAASAASPSR; from the coding sequence GTGGATGTGATCATCGCCGGCGCGGGCGCCGCAGGATGTTTGGTGGGAGCGGGGGCGGCCGCACTATACGGGCTGACCGCGAAAGCGCAGCAGCCCCGTCTGCTTCCGAATACGAGCAAGCCGACCGTGCCGTACGAAACCGTGGAGTGGACAAGCGGGGGGCAGACGGTCCGGGGCTGGATGCTGCCGCAGACGGGTCAGGGCAAAAAACCGGCTGTGCTGGTCGCGCACGGCTGGGGCTCCAACCGTTCGAGGGTGCTGAGGTATGCGCTTCCCTTGCACGAGGCGGGGTATTCCGTCCTGATGTACGATGCGAGAGGACACGGGGAAAGCGATCCCTATTCCGCGCCTTCGGGATTGATGTTCAAAGAAGACCTGCTGGCCGCCTTGGAGTGGCTTAGGACCAGGCCGGACATCGACCCGGACCGGATCGGAGTGATTGGGCATTCCCTCGGCGGTTTCGGTGCCGTCCTGGCGCTCGACGATGGCGCACCGATCACTACTCTCGTCACCGATTCGATGCCCGTCCGATTTTCCACGATGATCGGATCGGAGCTGAGGAGGCGGAAGCTGCCGTCGTTTCCGCTCGCGCACATCATTCCGTACCTGATGGTGAAGCGCAGCCGAATCCCCCGCTCGGTATTGAAACGGGCCGATCCGGCGCGGATTCTTGCGGAGAACGTACACGGCCGGAAAGTGCCGGTGCTGCTCATCCACTCCCGGCGTGACGCCTATGTGTCCTCCGCGGAGTTGGAGCATGTACTGTCCCGGACTCCCGGCCTTCCGCACCTATTTGTGGATAGCGAAGGCCACAGCGTATCGGAGCGCGATCCGGCATTTTGGCCGGCCGTCCAATCCTTCTTCGCGGCGCATCTTCGTCCGGACAAAGAAAATGGGCCTGCGGCATCGGCCGCAAGCCCGTCAAGATAA
- a CDS encoding HAD family hydrolase, with product MIKAVIFDFDGTLLDTESCAYEAFGGLYAEHGHVLPLEQWALGIGTHGSPFDPYVDLQARTGLTMDREALKARFEAELLAKADCAELRPGVVEVLEEAKSLGLSIGLASSADRAWVERHLEAKGIRKYFEALRTSDDVEKVKPDPALYLLAAEALGVKPEEAVAFEDSLNGMKAAVAAGMPVVVVPNPMTRHMDFAAARADLIIESLADQPLRAVLDRIGTVAKQA from the coding sequence ATGATTAAAGCAGTCATTTTCGATTTTGACGGAACGTTATTGGATACCGAGAGCTGCGCGTACGAAGCGTTCGGCGGCCTGTACGCCGAACACGGGCATGTGCTTCCGCTCGAACAGTGGGCGCTCGGCATCGGGACGCACGGAAGTCCGTTCGACCCGTACGTCGACCTGCAAGCCCGGACCGGCCTCACGATGGATCGTGAGGCCTTGAAAGCCCGCTTCGAAGCGGAATTGCTGGCGAAAGCCGATTGCGCGGAGCTTCGTCCCGGCGTCGTGGAAGTGCTCGAAGAAGCCAAGTCGCTCGGCTTGTCCATCGGTTTGGCTTCCAGCGCGGACCGGGCCTGGGTAGAACGGCATCTGGAGGCCAAGGGCATCCGGAAATACTTTGAAGCGCTCCGCACCTCCGACGACGTCGAGAAGGTGAAGCCGGACCCGGCCCTCTATTTGCTGGCGGCGGAAGCGCTCGGCGTGAAGCCCGAGGAAGCGGTCGCGTTCGAGGACTCGTTGAACGGCATGAAGGCCGCCGTGGCGGCGGGCATGCCGGTCGTCGTCGTGCCGAATCCGATGACGCGGCACATGGATTTCGCCGCGGCCCGCGCCGATCTCATTATCGAATCCCTAGCCGATCAGCCGCTGCGCGCCGTTTTGGACCGGATCGGGACCGTGGCGAAGCAGGCTTAA
- a CDS encoding response regulator transcription factor, with the protein MYKLLIVDDEELVREAIKEQMDWEKLGYRCAGDCEDGAEALEFVERETPDIVLTDIGMPFMDGLELTRELSLRFPQVKVVILTGYDDFDYARQAVKLQAVDYILKPITSAELEGVLLKLKEELDHEGRRKRDYEQLRRQLAENMPLLRERFLERFVSTPMAEKAAADGCAFFGIAMQGPFLVEAAIRVDEFAAETSPTPSDQELYRFAVYNIAQEIAARHPGAEVFRDVENRVLALFSGDDAEELQERSLATAEEILKSVSSYLPLRISVGIGHTCRRGQHVPAVHQSALSALDYRFVTGGGEVIRITDMECRDRPALLSAVAWENELITKLKTGTARELDEWVDRLFAAFREHLFPIEVCYLYLQRIVLTLLHTLYETDGNLIRTFGEAENPILRINRFAKLDEMEGWMKGLCADAVSAIQSKREDHGQLQVEKAIAYVKEHYQDPDLSLKSVCKHISMSVSYFSTLFKQHTGKTFVEHVTQERMEKAKELLKLTAMKNYEIAYAVGYSDPHYFSGAFKKHEGDTPTDYRLKMSDRKA; encoded by the coding sequence ATGTATAAGCTGTTGATCGTCGACGACGAAGAGCTGGTCCGGGAAGCGATCAAGGAGCAGATGGACTGGGAGAAGCTCGGCTATCGCTGCGCGGGCGATTGCGAGGACGGCGCGGAGGCGCTCGAGTTCGTCGAGCGGGAGACGCCGGACATCGTGCTGACCGACATCGGCATGCCGTTCATGGACGGCTTGGAGCTGACGCGCGAACTGTCCCTGCGCTTTCCGCAGGTCAAAGTGGTCATTTTGACGGGGTACGACGACTTCGATTACGCGCGGCAGGCAGTAAAACTGCAGGCCGTCGATTATATTTTGAAACCGATTACTTCCGCCGAGCTTGAAGGCGTGCTGCTAAAGTTGAAAGAAGAGCTGGACCACGAAGGCCGGCGCAAGCGGGATTACGAGCAGCTCCGCCGGCAGCTGGCGGAGAACATGCCGTTGCTCCGGGAACGGTTCCTGGAACGGTTCGTCTCCACCCCGATGGCGGAAAAAGCCGCCGCGGACGGATGCGCGTTTTTCGGCATCGCCATGCAGGGCCCGTTTCTCGTCGAAGCGGCAATCCGCGTCGACGAATTCGCGGCGGAGACGAGTCCGACTCCTTCCGACCAGGAACTGTACCGCTTCGCCGTCTACAATATCGCTCAGGAGATCGCGGCCCGGCACCCGGGAGCCGAAGTTTTCCGCGACGTGGAGAACCGCGTGCTGGCGCTTTTCTCCGGCGACGATGCCGAAGAGCTGCAGGAACGATCGCTCGCGACCGCCGAAGAAATCCTGAAGTCGGTTTCGTCCTATTTGCCCCTTCGGATTTCGGTCGGCATCGGACATACGTGCCGCAGGGGCCAACACGTCCCGGCCGTCCACCAGTCCGCCTTGTCCGCGCTGGACTACCGGTTTGTGACGGGCGGCGGCGAAGTGATCCGCATTACCGACATGGAATGCCGCGACCGTCCGGCGCTCCTGTCCGCGGTCGCTTGGGAGAACGAGCTCATCACGAAGCTGAAGACGGGCACCGCTCGGGAGTTGGACGAATGGGTAGACCGGCTGTTCGCGGCGTTCCGGGAGCATCTGTTCCCGATCGAGGTTTGCTACCTGTACCTTCAGAGAATCGTGCTGACGCTGCTGCATACCCTTTACGAAACGGACGGGAACCTGATCCGGACGTTCGGCGAAGCGGAGAACCCGATTCTGAGAATCAACCGTTTCGCCAAGCTGGACGAAATGGAAGGTTGGATGAAGGGGCTGTGCGCGGACGCGGTTTCCGCCATCCAAAGCAAGAGGGAAGATCACGGCCAGCTTCAGGTGGAGAAGGCGATCGCGTACGTGAAGGAGCATTATCAGGATCCGGATCTGTCCCTGAAATCCGTCTGCAAGCATATTTCCATGAGCGTGAGCTATTTCAGCACGCTGTTCAAGCAGCATACGGGCAAAACCTTCGTCGAGCACGTCACCCAGGAACGAATGGAGAAAGCGAAAGAGTTGCTCAAGCTGACCGCCATGAAAAATTACGAAATCGCTTACGCCGTCGGCTACAGCGATCCTCATTACTTCAGCGGGGCGTTCAAGAAGCACGAAGGAGATACGCCCACCGATTACCGCCTCAAAATGTCGGACAGGAAAGCGTGA
- a CDS encoding hydroxypyruvate isomerase family protein, with translation MRMSVCVDSVFRGMDTVEAMRRVRLAGYGAYEFWSWWDKDIGAVKAAQEENGLTLTAMCTKFVSLVDPAERDRYLEGLRESLEAARALGCKLLISQTGQDRVGVPRDEQRASLADGLRACVPLLEEAGVTLAVEPLNTAVDHAGYFLSSSDEAFGIVREVGSPFVKVLFDVYHQQITEGDLIRRIRANRHLIGHFHAAGHPGRGELDAGEIHYENVLGAIRETGYEGYVGLEYFTDGDPMPGLLRWSDKGKQEA, from the coding sequence ATGCGGATGTCGGTTTGCGTAGACTCGGTTTTTCGCGGGATGGATACGGTTGAAGCGATGCGCCGGGTACGCCTGGCGGGATACGGCGCTTACGAATTTTGGTCCTGGTGGGATAAGGACATTGGCGCCGTGAAAGCCGCCCAGGAGGAGAACGGCCTGACTCTGACGGCCATGTGCACCAAATTCGTCAGCCTGGTCGATCCGGCGGAACGCGACCGGTACTTGGAAGGGCTTCGCGAGTCGCTGGAAGCCGCCCGCGCGCTTGGCTGCAAGCTGCTGATTTCGCAAACGGGGCAAGACCGGGTCGGCGTGCCGCGGGATGAACAGCGGGCATCGCTTGCGGACGGGTTGCGCGCCTGCGTTCCCCTGCTGGAGGAAGCGGGCGTCACGCTGGCGGTGGAACCGCTCAATACGGCCGTCGACCACGCGGGATATTTCCTGTCTTCTTCGGACGAGGCGTTCGGCATCGTAAGGGAAGTCGGAAGCCCGTTCGTGAAGGTGCTGTTCGACGTCTACCACCAGCAGATTACCGAGGGGGACCTCATCCGGCGAATCCGGGCGAACCGTCATTTGATCGGCCACTTCCACGCCGCCGGACATCCCGGGCGCGGCGAATTGGATGCGGGTGAGATCCATTACGAAAACGTACTGGGTGCGATTCGCGAAACGGGATACGAGGGGTACGTCGGGTTGGAATATTTTACGGACGGGGACCCGATGCCGGGCCTCCTTCGATGGTCGGATAAAGGGAAGCAAGAGGCTTAG
- a CDS encoding substrate-binding domain-containing protein, with protein sequence MIRNRKRLTGSLAILVLAAAALWLGLARWSGPKEADIVVIIKSTNASLDFWQVVVDGVHDAAKEFKANVQVRGPAKETEVDEQIAILEKTIEERPDAIVLAASDYVRLAPAAEKARKNGIKLLILDSGIRSEAPQSIVATDNVKAGVEAGNAMLGQIEGPAKIAIVSYVTSAGSLMDREKGVRSVLEGKPNITLLETIDAGGDNERAYEKTKELLLREPDLYGIVGLNEPTSVGAGRAVKDLGLKGKVKLIGFDSSIPEIKLLDEGVMQATVIQRPFQMGYLSVKTALEAIRGKKVPAMIDTSSLLITKNNMYEEENQKLLFPFVGK encoded by the coding sequence ATGATACGGAACCGCAAACGGCTGACGGGAAGCCTGGCCATCCTGGTGCTCGCCGCGGCGGCGTTATGGCTTGGGCTGGCGCGGTGGTCAGGCCCCAAGGAAGCCGACATCGTCGTCATCATCAAGTCGACCAACGCCTCCCTCGATTTCTGGCAGGTCGTCGTGGACGGCGTCCATGACGCGGCCAAGGAGTTCAAGGCCAACGTGCAAGTCCGGGGCCCCGCGAAGGAGACGGAAGTGGACGAACAGATCGCCATTTTGGAGAAGACCATCGAGGAACGGCCGGACGCGATCGTGCTGGCGGCCAGTGACTACGTCCGTTTGGCGCCGGCGGCGGAGAAGGCGAGGAAAAACGGGATCAAGCTGCTCATTCTCGACTCGGGCATCCGGTCGGAAGCGCCGCAAAGCATCGTCGCGACGGATAACGTGAAAGCGGGCGTCGAAGCCGGCAATGCCATGCTGGGGCAAATCGAAGGTCCCGCCAAAATCGCGATCGTCAGCTACGTCACCAGCGCGGGTTCTCTAATGGACCGTGAAAAGGGCGTCCGTTCGGTACTGGAAGGCAAGCCAAACATTACGCTGCTCGAAACGATCGACGCCGGCGGGGACAACGAACGAGCCTACGAGAAAACGAAAGAGCTGCTGCTGCGCGAGCCCGATCTTTACGGCATCGTCGGCTTGAACGAACCGACCAGCGTCGGGGCGGGGAGGGCGGTCAAGGATCTGGGCTTGAAGGGCAAAGTGAAGCTGATCGGCTTCGACAGCTCGATTCCCGAGATCAAGCTGCTGGACGAAGGGGTCATGCAGGCGACCGTGATCCAGCGTCCGTTCCAGATGGGATATCTCAGCGTCAAAACCGCACTGGAGGCGATCCGGGGCAAGAAGGTCCCCGCCATGATCGACACTTCGTCCCTGCTGATCACCAAGAACAATATGTATGAGGAAGAAAACCAGAAGCTGCTGTTCCCCTTCGTGGGCAAATAA
- a CDS encoding cache domain-containing sensor histidine kinase: protein MGSPARFRSIQTNIALAFVLLILMTIFIMSFTSYYLSKDAVQANVQAYTTELVRQVDSNIETYVNGMKYISDLVAGNRTVREYLSKTSFASLAEEKQYKAAIADFLGSMLVSRTDIASVNIYGANGQFVSGSPELELNPYIDIRTLNWFTKAREAGGRSVISPSHVQPVFKDRYSWVVSLSRQLRSEDGTRELGVFWVDLNFSVMNDMLRNINLGDRGYLFIVDTEGKIVYHPQQQLIYSNLKSEQIDRVLAVKNGTFTSDEGSGSRMYTVQDSGFGWKIVGVSYVDELIGNQAEVRYSFLALGLICIFMAILLSVYLSQRVSRPIRQLQTYMKEVEKGNFDIQVPVPRTIEVGRLARAFNIMVGKIKELMTQTVRDQEQKRKSEMNALQAQINPHFLYNTLDSIIWMAESNKNKEVVLMTSALAKLFRSSISRGEELVPIHNEIEHITNYLMIQKMRYKNKLDYEIDIAESVRHYPTIKVILQPLVENAIYHGIKKKRGPGMIAISSEEKGGDILLTVRDNGIGMDEETVRKLLLPFPPGQGGRGVGVLNVHERLRLYFGPPYGLSFASVPGEGTTATIRIPKSLPQTEEETG, encoded by the coding sequence ATGGGTTCCCCCGCCAGATTCCGAAGCATCCAGACGAATATCGCGCTGGCGTTCGTCCTGCTGATCCTGATGACCATTTTCATCATGAGCTTCACCTCCTACTACTTGTCCAAGGACGCGGTCCAGGCCAACGTGCAGGCGTATACGACGGAGCTGGTCCGGCAGGTCGACAGCAACATCGAGACGTACGTCAACGGCATGAAATACATTTCGGACCTTGTCGCCGGCAACCGGACCGTGCGCGAATATTTGTCCAAAACGTCTTTCGCCAGCCTGGCGGAGGAGAAGCAATATAAGGCGGCCATCGCCGACTTCCTCGGTTCGATGCTCGTCTCCCGAACCGATATCGCGTCCGTCAACATTTACGGGGCGAATGGGCAGTTCGTCTCCGGCAGCCCGGAGCTCGAGCTGAATCCGTACATCGACATCCGGACGCTGAACTGGTTCACGAAGGCCCGGGAGGCGGGCGGCCGCAGCGTGATTTCCCCCTCCCACGTCCAGCCCGTGTTCAAAGACCGCTATTCCTGGGTCGTGTCGCTCAGCCGGCAGCTGCGCAGCGAAGACGGGACGCGGGAGCTCGGCGTGTTTTGGGTCGATCTGAATTTCAGCGTCATGAACGACATGCTGCGCAACATCAACCTCGGCGACCGGGGTTATTTGTTCATCGTGGATACGGAAGGCAAAATCGTCTACCATCCGCAGCAGCAGCTCATTTACAGCAACCTCAAATCGGAGCAGATCGACCGGGTGCTCGCCGTGAAGAACGGAACGTTCACGAGCGACGAAGGAAGCGGCAGCCGGATGTACACCGTCCAGGACTCGGGATTCGGATGGAAAATCGTCGGCGTCTCTTACGTGGACGAACTCATCGGCAATCAGGCGGAGGTGCGCTATTCCTTCCTCGCGCTGGGGCTGATCTGCATTTTCATGGCCATCCTGCTTTCCGTGTATTTGTCCCAGCGGGTGAGCCGGCCGATCCGGCAGCTGCAGACTTACATGAAAGAAGTGGAGAAAGGGAATTTCGACATCCAGGTGCCGGTTCCGCGGACGATCGAAGTCGGGCGGCTGGCCCGCGCGTTTAACATCATGGTCGGCAAAATCAAAGAGCTGATGACGCAAACGGTGCGGGATCAGGAGCAAAAACGCAAAAGCGAGATGAACGCGCTGCAGGCCCAAATCAATCCGCATTTTCTGTACAACACGCTCGACTCGATCATTTGGATGGCGGAGAGCAACAAGAACAAGGAGGTCGTGCTCATGACTTCCGCGCTGGCCAAGCTGTTCCGTTCTTCGATCAGCCGGGGCGAGGAGCTTGTGCCGATCCACAACGAAATCGAGCATATCACGAACTATTTGATGATCCAGAAAATGCGGTATAAGAACAAGCTGGATTACGAGATCGACATCGCGGAATCGGTCCGGCATTATCCGACGATCAAAGTGATCCTGCAGCCCCTCGTCGAAAACGCCATTTACCACGGCATCAAGAAAAAACGCGGCCCCGGCATGATCGCGATCTCCTCGGAGGAGAAAGGCGGCGATATTCTGCTGACAGTGCGGGATAACGGCATCGGCATGGACGAGGAAACCGTCCGCAAGCTGCTGCTGCCCTTTCCGCCCGGCCAAGGGGGCCGCGGGGTCGGCGTCCTGAACGTGCATGAGCGGCTGAGGCTCTATTTCGGACCTCCCTACGGCTTGTCGTTCGCGAGCGTACCCGGGGAAGGAACGACGGCGACGATCCGCATCCCCAAATCGCTGCCGCAGACGGAGGAGGAGACCGGATGA
- a CDS encoding sugar ABC transporter ATP-binding protein has protein sequence MGEILVSMEGIEKRFAGVPALKGCRFELRAGEVHALVGENGAGKSTLMKVLTGVYRKDGGSISVFGKEVEIPDAKTAQDLGIGMIHQELNLAADLTVAENIFIGREPRRAFRLFLDDKEMNKRADVLLRQMNLDIEPTALVSDLTVAKQQMVEIVKAISRESRVLIMDEPTAALSDAEIEELFRTVEQLRAKGVGIVYISHRMAELQRIADRITVMRDGSYIDTVPAAGVSVDRIISMMVGREIYQSHREARAVSHREIALEVRALSRGKALKEISFTLRRGEILGVAGLVGAGRTEMARAIFGADPIDGGEILVHGKKVRIASPHQAVGHGIGYLSEDRKRYGCLLEMDVKTNAAMATLKRHMTRFGWMKDAGMASSAAKVVEDLKVKTPGIKQPLKFLSGGNQQKVIIGKWLLRDCDILIFDEPTRGIDVGAKSEIYKLLERLADEGKSIIMISSELPEIIRLSHRILVMCEGRITGELENDDQVTQERIMTFATDRAG, from the coding sequence ATGGGCGAAATCCTCGTGAGCATGGAAGGGATCGAGAAGCGGTTTGCCGGCGTCCCGGCTTTGAAAGGCTGCCGCTTCGAATTGCGGGCCGGGGAGGTCCACGCGCTCGTCGGCGAAAACGGCGCAGGCAAGTCCACGCTGATGAAGGTGCTGACCGGCGTCTATCGGAAGGACGGCGGCAGCATTTCGGTTTTCGGCAAGGAAGTGGAGATTCCGGACGCGAAAACGGCGCAGGATCTCGGGATCGGCATGATCCACCAGGAGCTGAATTTGGCCGCGGATTTGACCGTCGCCGAGAACATCTTCATCGGCCGGGAGCCGAGAAGGGCATTCCGACTGTTTCTGGACGACAAGGAAATGAACAAACGGGCTGACGTGCTGCTGAGGCAAATGAACCTGGATATCGAACCGACCGCCCTCGTCTCGGACCTGACGGTAGCCAAGCAGCAGATGGTCGAAATCGTGAAGGCGATTTCGCGCGAATCTCGGGTGCTGATCATGGACGAGCCGACCGCGGCCCTTAGCGACGCGGAGATCGAAGAGCTATTCCGGACGGTCGAGCAGCTGCGGGCGAAAGGCGTCGGCATCGTCTACATCTCCCACCGGATGGCCGAGCTGCAGCGGATCGCCGACCGGATCACGGTCATGCGGGACGGAAGCTATATCGATACGGTGCCGGCCGCCGGGGTGAGCGTGGACCGGATCATCTCGATGATGGTCGGGCGGGAAATCTATCAGTCCCATCGGGAAGCACGCGCCGTATCCCATAGGGAGATCGCGTTGGAGGTGCGCGCCTTAAGCCGCGGGAAGGCGCTGAAGGAGATCAGCTTCACGCTGCGGAGAGGAGAAATCCTTGGCGTGGCGGGTCTGGTCGGGGCGGGCAGGACGGAGATGGCGCGGGCGATTTTCGGCGCCGACCCGATCGACGGCGGAGAGATTCTCGTCCATGGGAAAAAGGTCCGGATCGCTTCCCCGCATCAGGCGGTCGGGCATGGTATCGGCTATTTGTCGGAGGACAGGAAGCGCTATGGCTGCCTGCTCGAGATGGACGTAAAGACGAACGCGGCGATGGCCACGCTGAAGCGGCACATGACCCGGTTCGGCTGGATGAAGGACGCGGGCATGGCTTCTTCCGCGGCTAAAGTCGTCGAAGACCTGAAGGTCAAGACGCCGGGCATCAAGCAGCCGCTAAAGTTCCTGTCCGGAGGCAACCAGCAGAAGGTCATCATCGGCAAGTGGCTCTTGCGGGATTGCGACATTCTGATTTTCGACGAGCCGACCCGAGGCATCGACGTCGGCGCGAAGAGCGAGATTTATAAACTGCTCGAGCGTTTGGCTGACGAGGGCAAATCGATCATCATGATCAGCTCGGAGCTGCCCGAAATCATTCGGCTCAGCCACCGCATCCTCGTCATGTGCGAAGGACGGATTACCGGGGAGCTCGAGAACGACGATCAAGTGACGCAGGAACGAATCATGACGTTCGCGACGGACCGGGCCGGCTGA